A single genomic interval of Gossypium raimondii isolate GPD5lz chromosome 11, ASM2569854v1, whole genome shotgun sequence harbors:
- the LOC105804099 gene encoding LOW QUALITY PROTEIN: homeobox-leucine zipper protein ATHB-6 (The sequence of the model RefSeq protein was modified relative to this genomic sequence to represent the inferred CDS: inserted 1 base in 1 codon; substituted 1 base at 1 genomic stop codon), protein MKRLSPSPSLDAFMSTSQPKVDYAEEKSSKKHQIYSKEFQAMLDGLDAEDDLEEGGQATEKKRRLSMHQVKALEKNFDVXNKLEPERKVKLVEELGFXPRQVAIWFQNRCARWKTKVLEKDYAMLKANREKEPPRNCSNCLHSPRTIDN, encoded by the exons ATGAAGAGGCTCAGTCCTTCACCTTCCTTGGATGCTTTCATGTCCACCTCTCAGCCTAAAG TTGATTATGCAGAGGAGAAGAGTTCAAAGAAGCACCAAATTTACAGCAAGGAATTCCAGGCTATGTTAGATGGTTTAGATGCAGAAGACGACTTAGAAGAAGGTGGTCAAGCAACAGAGAAGAAAAGGCGTCTATCTATGCATCAAGTTAAGGCTTTAGAGAAGAATTTCGATG GAAACAAGTTAGAACCAGAGAGAAAAGTGAAGTTAGTTGAAGAATTGGGGTTCTGACCAAGGCAAGTGGCTATTTGGTTCCAAAACCGATGTGCTCGTTGGAAGACCAAGGTGTTGGAGAAAGATTATGCAATGCTTAAAGCTAATAGAGAGAAGGAACCTCCTAGAAATTGTTCAAATTGCTTGCATAGCCCTCGGACAATAGACAATTAA